CGGCATCGCGGGCTTCGGGAGCTGCCAGATCTACATGCCCGCCCGCGGCGTGCACGAGTGCATCGACTTCCACGGCACGACGCCGGCGGCGGCCCGGCCGGACATGTGGACGCATCTCCTGGAGGAGGAGACGCGCGACGGCTTCGGCTTCGTGCTGAAGGGTCACGTCAACGAGCTGGGCTATCAGTCCATCACCGTGCCCGGCTCCCTGAAGGCGTTCTACGAGGCGCAGACCACGTACGGCGCGCTGCCCTGGGCCCAGGTCGTGCAGCCCGCGATCGACTGGGCCGAGCGGGGCTGGCTGGTGAAGAATCACGTGGGCTATTGGTGGGCTCTCGAGGAGCAACTCGGGCGTGTGGCCAATCCCGAGCGGCTGCGCTTCACCGCGAGCGGGCGCGCGCTTTACTGCCGGCCCGACGGTACCCCCAAGCGCGTGGGCGACATCGTGCGCAATCCCGATCTCGCCGGGACCCTCCGGACGATCGCCAAGGGCGGCGCCGACGTGTTCTACACGGGCGAGCTGGCCGAGCGCATCGCCGCCGACATGCGCGCCCACGGCGGGCTCCTCTCGTACGAGGACCTCGCCGCGTACCGGACCGCGCGCCGCCCTCCGCTCCGGGGAACCTACCGGCAGTGGCGCCTCGCCACCAACCATCCGCCGGGCGGCGGGCTCATGCTGCTCGAGATGCTCAACGTCCTGGAGCAGTTCGATCTCCGCGCGCTCGGACACAACACCGCCGCCTATCTCCGGGTCGTCACCGAGGTGATGAAGCGTGCGGTGGCGGACAAGGAGGCGCATGTCGGCGACCCCGCGTTCGTGGATGTGCCGGTGGAGCGCCTCCTCGGGAAGACGTACGCGCGGGAGGTCGCTGCGGACATCCGAGCGGGCAAGCGCGTGCGCATCGAGCGGGTGGGGCTCGAGCCGAAGGACACCACGCACGTGGCCGCCATCGACCGCGACGGCAACGCGGTCACCATGACCCATACCCTCGGCATGCCCTCGGGCGTGAT
The Candidatus Methylomirabilota bacterium genome window above contains:
- the ggt gene encoding gamma-glutamyltransferase is translated as MRSGMICAAQPESTEAGALIMRAGGNAVDGAIACALTAGVVDPMMTGIAGFGSCQIYMPARGVHECIDFHGTTPAAARPDMWTHLLEEETRDGFGFVLKGHVNELGYQSITVPGSLKAFYEAQTTYGALPWAQVVQPAIDWAERGWLVKNHVGYWWALEEQLGRVANPERLRFTASGRALYCRPDGTPKRVGDIVRNPDLAGTLRTIAKGGADVFYTGELAERIAADMRAHGGLLSYEDLAAYRTARRPPLRGTYRQWRLATNHPPGGGLMLLEMLNVLEQFDLRALGHNTAAYLRVVTEVMKRAVADKEAHVGDPAFVDVPVERLLGKTYAREVAADIRAGKRVRIERVGLEPKDTTHVAAIDRDGNAVTMTHTLGMPSGVITDGLGFMYNGAMSVFDPRPGRAGSIAPGKSRFSALCPTTVFEGDRLRAAIGAPGGAQIAIGVMQALVNLLDFGMSMSDAVAAPRFSATSHIIDVTMRIPTHVTDELERDGYTVWRNPNTFDVASVHGIEVRPDGSLHGGADPGHDGMAMAV